A single genomic interval of Flavobacteriales bacterium harbors:
- a CDS encoding PQQ-binding-like beta-propeller repeat protein, with protein sequence MTHALRTSASLLLVTLATAASAQLSPAWTAATGPVQWMRTTSAGALVVATADALKGVDPATGTVAWSLKELANAPVDGYREVERSPFIALAPQGRPEALFVVEPFGGSVVFSSDAAGISNVTGTWFLYANNAIVVVGQKADKTAAMACVDMGTGAVRWTKDDSFSRLTACNSAGPDAILLSTLFFAYKLDAKTGAELWKKSPDPAFEKMSGLAAMLDKGGANINLPGVTGLFVTTPTRPAWASWACRPSSARRAPTARARRP encoded by the coding sequence ATGACGCACGCCCTACGCACCTCCGCCAGCTTGCTCCTTGTCACCCTCGCCACCGCCGCCAGCGCCCAGCTGAGCCCCGCCTGGACCGCCGCCACCGGCCCCGTGCAATGGATGCGCACCACCAGCGCCGGCGCCCTCGTGGTGGCCACCGCCGACGCCCTCAAGGGCGTGGACCCCGCCACCGGCACGGTGGCCTGGTCGCTGAAGGAACTGGCCAACGCCCCGGTGGACGGCTACCGCGAGGTGGAGCGCAGCCCCTTCATCGCCCTCGCCCCGCAGGGCCGTCCCGAAGCCCTCTTCGTGGTGGAACCCTTCGGCGGATCCGTGGTCTTCAGCAGCGATGCCGCCGGCATCAGCAACGTCACCGGCACCTGGTTCCTCTACGCCAACAACGCCATCGTGGTGGTGGGCCAGAAGGCCGACAAGACCGCCGCCATGGCCTGCGTGGACATGGGCACCGGCGCCGTGCGCTGGACCAAGGACGACAGCTTCAGCCGCCTCACCGCTTGCAACAGCGCCGGCCCCGACGCCATCCTGCTCAGCACCCTCTTCTTCGCCTACAAGCTGGACGCGAAGACCGGCGCCGAGCTCTGGAAGAAGAGCCCCGACCCCGCTTTCGAGAAGATGAGCGGCCTGGCCGCCATGCTGGACAAGGGCGGCGCCAACATCAACCTGCCCGGCGTCACCGGCCTCTTCGTCACCACCCCCACGCGCCCGGCCTGGGCTTCATGGGCATGCAGACCGAGCAGCGCAAGGAGAGCACCGACAGCCAGGGCAAGAAGACCGTGA
- a CDS encoding histidine kinase: MARLLLIALLVAVLPAHAQDRAGRELEARLEVLRLGTDDDQTLRGLASLRTDLDLARTATDGATVRRVDSLLAELAVLEATVHRRAGRTREAADAFEAAIGALNEQPALRGRQVELAALLAQHWSSAGRTDSARTVLHRAAARAIAARDSLGLRRLLHEEMALLTDRGDLRGAIAAGERIVAIDHALGDRRDAAYAELGIARAMARVGLTAAFDKARSAHAAFDTLGDATGAIGAIDLLITTYALTAQEAPLRELILAGAAKAEARGNPADIARFRDRLGRFHIQRGSAREALPPLREGLQLAGGAGPHALDPATLGGLTPRRAELLLDLGRAHRALGSTDSALAYLAASEALVRQAGLAGIAAGVEHGEVAFAVGRTEQALKSGEEALRAARQRGDLALVARASLLLYEVHKRRGDTRTALAMHELHLASADSLDREQFRLGLLKRQIETDMRERIVADSIASAEAIERERLTSRVARLEAAQARDRMQLLGVVALVLMAGGVLFFRLDRKRRRERFEKEAAHLETQALRSQMNPHFIFNALNSINAYIQRNDPDAAGSYLTRFARVMRSVLENSRHATVPLHDDLETLRGYMDLERRRLQEKFDFTIKVHPDIDPQEVQVPPLVVQPFVENAIWHGVTQMEGKGHITLTVEPRGGQLLWIIEDDGVGRHAPKAAAPEQPTKKTSLGTAITRSRLDLVQKQHGGHAGFRYVDRPTGTRVEVEMPLLRDG; the protein is encoded by the coding sequence ATGGCCCGCCTCCTCCTCATCGCGCTGCTGGTCGCCGTCCTTCCGGCGCACGCGCAGGACCGGGCGGGGCGCGAACTGGAGGCCCGCCTCGAGGTGCTGCGCCTCGGCACCGACGACGACCAGACCCTGCGGGGCCTCGCCTCCCTGCGTACGGACCTGGACCTCGCCCGCACCGCCACCGATGGTGCCACCGTGCGCCGTGTGGACAGCCTCTTGGCGGAGCTCGCCGTCCTGGAGGCCACCGTGCATCGCCGGGCCGGCCGCACCCGCGAGGCCGCGGACGCGTTCGAGGCCGCCATCGGGGCCCTGAACGAGCAGCCCGCCCTGCGCGGGCGCCAGGTGGAGCTTGCGGCCCTGCTCGCCCAGCATTGGAGCTCCGCAGGGCGCACGGACAGCGCCCGCACCGTGTTGCACCGCGCGGCCGCCCGCGCCATCGCCGCCCGCGACAGCCTCGGCCTGCGCCGCCTGCTGCACGAGGAGATGGCCCTGCTCACCGACCGCGGCGACCTGCGCGGGGCCATCGCGGCCGGCGAGCGCATCGTGGCCATCGACCACGCCCTCGGCGACCGGCGCGATGCCGCCTATGCCGAGCTCGGCATCGCCCGCGCCATGGCCCGCGTGGGGCTCACCGCCGCCTTCGACAAGGCCCGCTCCGCACACGCCGCCTTCGACACCCTGGGCGATGCGACCGGTGCCATAGGGGCCATCGACCTGCTCATCACCACCTACGCCCTCACCGCTCAGGAAGCCCCGCTGCGCGAGCTCATCCTCGCGGGTGCGGCCAAGGCCGAGGCCCGTGGCAACCCCGCCGACATCGCCCGGTTCCGCGACCGCCTGGGCCGCTTCCACATCCAACGCGGATCGGCACGCGAGGCCCTGCCGCCCTTGCGCGAGGGACTGCAGCTCGCCGGTGGCGCCGGTCCGCACGCCCTCGACCCCGCCACCCTCGGCGGCCTCACCCCGCGACGCGCCGAGCTCCTGCTCGACCTCGGCCGGGCCCACCGCGCGCTCGGCAGCACGGACAGCGCGCTCGCCTACCTGGCCGCCAGCGAGGCCCTGGTGCGCCAGGCGGGCCTGGCCGGCATCGCTGCCGGCGTGGAGCACGGCGAGGTGGCCTTCGCCGTGGGCCGCACCGAGCAGGCGCTGAAGAGCGGGGAGGAGGCCCTCCGCGCCGCCCGGCAGCGCGGCGACCTTGCCCTGGTGGCCCGCGCCAGCCTCCTGCTCTACGAAGTGCACAAACGCCGCGGCGACACCCGCACCGCCCTCGCCATGCACGAACTGCACCTCGCCAGCGCCGACTCGCTGGACCGCGAACAGTTCCGCCTCGGCCTGCTGAAGCGCCAGATCGAGACCGACATGCGTGAGCGCATCGTCGCCGACAGCATCGCCAGCGCCGAGGCCATCGAACGCGAGCGGCTCACCTCCCGCGTGGCGCGCCTCGAGGCCGCACAGGCGCGCGACCGCATGCAGCTCCTCGGGGTCGTCGCCCTGGTGCTCATGGCCGGCGGCGTGCTCTTCTTCCGGCTCGATCGCAAGCGCCGCCGCGAGCGCTTCGAGAAGGAGGCCGCCCACCTGGAGACCCAGGCCCTGCGCAGCCAGATGAACCCCCACTTCATCTTCAACGCCCTCAACTCCATCAACGCCTACATCCAGCGCAACGACCCCGACGCCGCCGGCTCCTACCTCACCCGCTTCGCCCGCGTGATGCGCAGCGTGCTGGAGAACAGCCGCCACGCCACCGTGCCCCTGCACGACGACTTGGAGACCCTGCGCGGCTACATGGACCTCGAACGCCGACGGCTGCAGGAGAAGTTCGACTTCACCATCAAGGTGCATCCCGACATCGACCCGCAGGAGGTGCAGGTGCCGCCCCTGGTGGTGCAGCCCTTCGTGGAGAACGCCATCTGGCACGGCGTCACCCAGATGGAGGGCAAGGGCCACATCACCCTCACCGTGGAGCCACGCGGCGGACAGCTCCTGTGGATCATTGAGGACGATGGTGTGGGGCGCCACGCCCCGAAGGCCGCCGCACCCGAACAGCCCACCAAGAAGACCTCCCTGGGCACGGCCATCACCCGCAGCCGGCTTGATCTGGTGCAGAAGCAGCACGGCGGCCACGCCGGCTTCCGCTATGTGGACCGCCCCACCGGCACCCGCGTGGAGGTGGAGATGCCATTGTTGCGCGACGGGTAG
- a CDS encoding tetratricopeptide repeat protein encodes MCWACDRAAHLLVIVALMAHGGAAHAAPGDTLSLKDKGLINAHAESLFKRYIALLDNVAGMDAADDESAMLVQQLIANACEPGRDRMFLGPQVRIEDNVDPANDARTAGRDRPLAEYMNDLLLYFQSTDPLGTAVEARLLKKREPAITDRAFTQVLYELRFLGRHSSSARSYERHLRVLELVAERRPEGGWDVAIATDNFFAPGSAFAEALMEQDIDSLARAGRGELGELSRALAEYRGSFDQALRRDEEERAQRRKAYADAVSTGRSFLERGDHESAMTLFEQARTLDPLAVEPLVLINEVKRAMERKRLKDEAEAAAAIEEGGVLTTLRCYDRAIAAFERADRVKPGDASVKARIDGLRALAAKQAEREKLYRMGDLDKALAEVQAARNGVGRSDDPDLTLLHARILIARDQNGQALQLLGTLLERMPDHVPARDLRASLLERSTVPADRQTAASDLYTLRLKDRWNPGYDHRLAMLLCQDQGKCTEAIALLEETRTRWPFDLETRYQQGVIHLMAARPREALDHLDEALTIDEDCARCHVEKGLALFELDSIAAGERSLERGRAIGLDEAQRSVLHERAAHHLEKAHELQALNANAEADRHFRVACALRDDQPDLRLEKARNLMRIDRYAEAIHDLDQYIASSVTPFVGILERGHCRLGLGEHARAMEDFDVILRNNVERMKHPAMLGKARAHYAMGDAANAESLLKAVLKEERRNAEVLSMLSRIARTSGRLAEAKELGEQAVDADKDNAELHYELGLVYQALRSDEAAVKCFDRSIELGKDKAEAKKQMGRAAMLAGNLKEAVPQFDESLRIRDDVEAARWRAECLRRTGDARQALEQLNLVYEKNPALKNDVTILADLAYLYVLNDMLPLARDHIDRAQAADPLYRYTQLVKACYLHRTGQTEDAATLVRSLVNGGEVKEEDLRRMDVMKEVLSSKAYRSGSR; translated from the coding sequence ATGTGCTGGGCCTGTGATCGAGCGGCGCACCTGCTGGTGATCGTGGCGCTGATGGCGCATGGCGGAGCGGCACACGCGGCTCCGGGGGATACGCTCTCCCTGAAGGACAAGGGCCTGATCAATGCGCACGCGGAGAGCCTCTTCAAGCGGTACATCGCGCTGCTTGACAATGTGGCGGGGATGGATGCCGCGGATGACGAGAGCGCGATGCTCGTGCAGCAGTTGATCGCGAACGCGTGCGAGCCGGGCCGCGACCGCATGTTCCTGGGCCCGCAGGTGCGCATCGAGGACAACGTGGACCCGGCCAACGACGCCCGCACGGCCGGTCGCGACCGCCCGCTCGCCGAGTACATGAACGACCTGCTGCTCTACTTCCAGAGCACCGACCCGCTGGGCACCGCGGTGGAGGCCCGGCTGCTGAAGAAGCGCGAACCGGCCATCACCGACCGGGCCTTCACGCAGGTGCTGTACGAGCTGCGCTTCCTGGGTCGCCACAGTTCCAGCGCCCGGAGCTACGAGCGGCACCTCCGCGTGCTGGAGCTGGTGGCCGAGCGGCGCCCCGAGGGAGGCTGGGACGTGGCCATTGCGACGGACAACTTCTTCGCGCCCGGATCGGCGTTCGCGGAGGCCCTGATGGAGCAGGACATCGACTCCCTGGCGCGGGCGGGGCGGGGCGAGCTGGGCGAGCTGAGCCGGGCGCTGGCCGAGTACCGCGGCTCCTTCGACCAGGCGCTGCGCCGGGACGAGGAGGAGCGGGCCCAACGCCGCAAGGCCTATGCCGATGCGGTCTCGACCGGGCGGAGCTTTCTGGAGCGGGGCGACCATGAGAGCGCCATGACCCTCTTCGAGCAGGCGCGCACCCTGGACCCGCTGGCCGTGGAGCCGCTGGTGCTGATCAACGAGGTGAAGCGCGCCATGGAGCGCAAGCGACTGAAGGATGAGGCCGAGGCCGCCGCCGCCATCGAGGAGGGTGGCGTCCTCACCACGCTCCGGTGCTACGACCGCGCCATCGCCGCCTTCGAGCGCGCCGACCGTGTGAAGCCCGGCGACGCCTCGGTGAAGGCCCGCATCGACGGGCTGCGCGCCCTTGCCGCCAAGCAGGCCGAGCGCGAGAAGCTCTATCGCATGGGCGACCTGGACAAGGCCCTTGCCGAGGTGCAGGCCGCGCGCAACGGCGTGGGCCGGAGCGACGACCCCGACCTGACCCTGCTGCACGCCCGGATCCTCATCGCGCGCGACCAGAACGGCCAGGCGCTGCAGCTCCTGGGCACGCTGCTGGAGCGCATGCCCGACCACGTGCCCGCGCGCGACCTGCGGGCCTCGCTGCTGGAGCGCAGCACCGTGCCCGCCGACCGGCAGACCGCCGCCAGCGACCTGTACACGCTGCGGCTGAAGGACCGCTGGAACCCGGGCTACGACCATCGGCTGGCAATGCTGCTGTGCCAGGACCAGGGCAAGTGCACCGAGGCGATCGCCCTGCTGGAGGAGACGCGGACACGCTGGCCCTTCGACCTGGAGACGCGCTACCAGCAGGGGGTCATCCACCTGATGGCCGCCCGGCCGCGCGAGGCATTGGACCACCTGGACGAGGCGCTCACGATCGATGAGGACTGCGCGCGCTGCCATGTGGAGAAGGGCCTCGCCCTGTTCGAGCTGGACAGCATCGCCGCCGGCGAACGCAGCCTGGAGCGCGGGCGGGCCATCGGGTTGGATGAGGCGCAGCGCTCGGTGTTGCACGAGCGGGCGGCGCATCACCTGGAGAAGGCGCACGAACTGCAGGCGTTGAACGCCAACGCCGAGGCGGACCGTCATTTCCGGGTGGCCTGCGCCCTGCGCGACGACCAGCCCGACCTGCGGCTGGAAAAGGCGCGCAACCTGATGCGCATCGACCGCTACGCGGAGGCCATCCACGACCTCGACCAGTACATCGCGAGCTCGGTGACCCCCTTCGTCGGCATCCTCGAACGGGGCCACTGCCGGCTGGGACTGGGCGAGCACGCCAGGGCCATGGAGGACTTCGATGTGATCCTGCGCAACAACGTGGAGCGCATGAAACACCCGGCGATGCTGGGCAAGGCCCGGGCGCACTACGCCATGGGCGATGCGGCCAATGCGGAGAGCCTGTTGAAGGCGGTGCTCAAGGAGGAGCGGCGCAACGCCGAGGTCCTGTCGATGCTGTCGCGCATCGCCCGCACCTCGGGCCGGCTGGCGGAGGCGAAGGAGCTGGGCGAGCAGGCCGTGGACGCGGACAAGGACAACGCGGAGCTGCACTACGAGCTGGGGCTGGTGTACCAGGCGCTGCGCAGCGACGAGGCCGCGGTGAAGTGCTTCGACCGGTCCATCGAACTGGGCAAGGACAAGGCGGAGGCCAAGAAGCAGATGGGCCGTGCGGCGATGCTGGCCGGCAACCTGAAGGAGGCGGTGCCGCAGTTCGACGAGAGCCTGCGGATCCGCGACGATGTGGAGGCCGCCCGCTGGCGTGCCGAGTGCCTGCGCCGCACCGGCGATGCCCGCCAGGCCCTGGAGCAGCTCAACCTGGTGTACGAGAAGAACCCCGCGCTCAAGAACGACGTCACCATCCTGGCGGACCTGGCGTACCTCTACGTGCTGAACGACATGCTGCCGCTGGCGCGTGACCACATCGACCGGGCCCAGGCCGCCGACCCGCTGTACCGCTACACGCAGCTGGTGAAGGCCTGCTACCTGCACCGCACGGGGCAGACGGAGGATGCGGCCACCCTGGTGCGCAGCCTGGTGAACGGCGGGGAGGTGAAGGAGGAGGACCTGCGCCGGATGGACGTCATGAAGGAGGTGCTGTCCTCGAAGGCCTACCGCAGTGGAAGCCGTTGA
- a CDS encoding Crp/Fnr family transcriptional regulator gives MEAVEPFRDPAELEAARAQLRAFTQRIVEVDDAVMDRLMGALVPATLAKGGVLLQDGEVCEHVWFIGRGLVRAYFLKDGEEITQQFFFEGSYTTDYESFLTRRPTQLHLEALEPTLLLALHREAMQRLYAADPGAERMGRRIAEEIFLSVSRRNRSFLLDSAEQRYLDLMRERPKVMQRVPQRHIASYLGVKPESLSRIRARVARGGR, from the coding sequence GTGGAAGCCGTTGAGCCCTTCCGCGATCCCGCCGAGCTTGAGGCGGCGCGTGCGCAGCTGCGTGCGTTCACGCAGCGCATCGTGGAGGTCGACGACGCCGTGATGGACCGGCTGATGGGCGCGCTGGTTCCCGCGACCCTGGCGAAGGGCGGGGTGCTGCTGCAGGACGGGGAGGTCTGTGAGCACGTGTGGTTCATCGGGCGGGGGCTGGTGCGCGCCTACTTCCTGAAGGACGGTGAGGAGATCACCCAGCAGTTCTTCTTCGAAGGCAGCTACACCACCGACTACGAGAGCTTCCTGACCCGGCGGCCCACGCAGCTCCACCTGGAGGCGCTGGAGCCCACCCTGTTGCTGGCCCTGCACCGGGAGGCGATGCAACGGCTCTACGCCGCCGACCCCGGAGCGGAACGCATGGGCCGGCGCATCGCCGAGGAGATCTTCCTGTCCGTCTCGCGGCGCAACCGCTCCTTTCTGCTCGACAGCGCCGAACAGCGCTATCTGGACCTGATGCGCGAGCGCCCCAAGGTGATGCAGCGGGTGCCTCAACGCCATATCGCTTCATACCTGGGCGTGAAGCCCGAGAGCCTCAGCCGGATCCGGGCGCGGGTGGCCCGCGGCGGTCGATGA